A window from Solanum stenotomum isolate F172 chromosome 7, ASM1918654v1, whole genome shotgun sequence encodes these proteins:
- the LOC125869874 gene encoding uncharacterized protein LOC125869874 has protein sequence MYILAATDYFSRRDEVVPLKEVKKENVVNFIKSNIIFRNDIPRCIVTDDGTPFNNKLVSSLCEKFSFKQHKSSMYNALANGLAKAFNKTLGNLLKKVVAKNKRE, from the coding sequence ATGTATATCTTGGCTGCCACTGACTATTTCTCTAGAAGGGATGAAGTTGTGCCATTAAAAGAGGTGAAGAAGGAAAATGTTgttaattttatcaaatcaaaCATAATTTTTAGGAATGACATACCAAGATGTATAGTTACTGATGATGGAACACCCTTTAACAATAAACTCGTGAGTAGTTTGTGCGAGAAGTTCAGTTTTAAGCAACATAAGTCTTCAATGTACAATGCACTTGCCAATGGTCTTGCTAAAGCTTTTAACAAGACACTTGGTAACCTGTTGAAGAAAGTAGTTGCAAAGAATAAAAGAGAATGA
- the LOC125871922 gene encoding 60S ribosomal protein L5-like: protein MAFIKVQKTRAYFKRFQVKFKRRREGKTDYRARNRLINQDKNKYNTPKYRFVVRFTNKDIIAQIVSASIAGDMILASAYARELPQFGLQVGLTNYAAAYCTGLLLARRVLKKLEMDEEYQGNPEASGEDYSVEPAESRRPFRALLDVGLIRTTTGNRVFGALKGALDGGLDIPHGEKRFAGFSKDSKQLDADVHRKYIYGGHVATYMKTLIEDEPEKYQSHFSEYIKRGLEADNLEEMYKKVHAAIRAEPSPKKSEKQPPKKHKRYNLKKLTYEERKAKLIERLNALNSAAGNDDDEDDDE, encoded by the exons ATG GCATTCATCAAAGTCCAGAAGACTAGGGCTTACTTTAAGCGTTTCCAGGTTAAATTCAAGAGAAGGAGAG AGGGAAAGACTGACTACAGAGCCAGGAATCGCTTGATAAATCAGGACAAAAACAAGTACAACACTCCAAAATATCGTTTTGTTGTCCGATTT ACTAATAAGGACATAATTGCCCAAATTGTGTCTGCTAGCATAGCTGGTGACATGATTCTTGCCTCTGCATATGCTCGTGAGCTGCCTCAATTTGGCCTTCAAGTTGGACTCACAAATTATGCTGCTG CATACTGTACCGGACTTCTCTTGGCAAGACGAGTTCTCAAAAAACTCGAAATGGATGAGGAGTATCAAGGGAACCCTGAG GCCAGTGGAGAGGATTACTCAGTTGAACCTGCTGAAAGCAGGAGACCTTTCCGTGCTCTCTTGGATGTTGGTCTTATTAGAACTACTACTGGAAATCGTGTGTTTGGTGCTCTCAAG GGTGCATTGGATGGTGGACTTGATATTCCTCATGGTGAGAAGAGGTTTGCTGGATTCAGCAAAGACTCCAAGCAACTTGATGCTGATGTTCACCGCAAGTATATCTATGGTGGCCATGTTGCAACATATATGAAG ACTTTGATAGAAGATGAACCTGAGAAATATCAGTCTCACTTTAGTGAGTACATTAAGCGGGGTCTTGAGGCTGATAATCTTGAAGAGATGTACAAGAAGGTTCATGCTGCCATACGTGCTGAACCAAGCCCAAAGAAGTCTGAGAAGcagcctcccaagaagcacaaGAG GTACAATTTGAAGAAGCTGACTTATGAGGAAAGGAAGGCTAAGTTGATTGAAAGACTGAATGCTTTGAATTCAGCTGCTGgaaatgatgatgatgaggatgatgatgagTGA